One bacterium DNA window includes the following coding sequences:
- a CDS encoding ComF family protein yields the protein MLKLFSRLIAPDRCILCNDEGAGVCTDCQLHSLIERTSTCYLCNATTKDERVCARCQWRTPIRRCTMLWRFDTTAETVVYGLKYEGREDIARSIAAVIKDTPLSFYDVISFVPDTSQRKRQRGYVAPQLIARELSRLTRKPYVELLERTRHIPQVGAGKQARWRQVKDNFVAKNGEVLAGKRILLIDDVITTGATVTECAKTLKSAGSGPIYCVAIAKK from the coding sequence ATGTTGAAGCTATTTTCCAGATTAATCGCTCCAGACCGTTGTATTTTGTGCAACGATGAGGGGGCTGGCGTGTGTACTGATTGTCAGTTACATAGCCTTATTGAACGCACGAGTACCTGCTACTTGTGCAATGCCACTACTAAGGACGAGCGGGTCTGCGCGCGCTGTCAGTGGCGTACGCCAATCCGCCGCTGTACGATGCTCTGGCGCTTTGATACGACAGCGGAGACGGTTGTGTATGGATTGAAATATGAAGGGCGCGAAGATATTGCTCGCTCGATAGCGGCGGTGATCAAGGATACTCCCCTGTCGTTTTATGACGTGATTAGCTTCGTGCCGGACACGTCGCAGCGCAAGCGACAGCGAGGCTATGTAGCACCACAGCTCATCGCTCGCGAATTGTCACGCCTGACGCGTAAGCCGTATGTCGAGCTCTTGGAACGTACACGACACATACCTCAGGTTGGAGCTGGGAAACAGGCTCGGTGGCGACAGGTGAAAGATAATTTTGTAGCCAAGAATGGTGAGGTATTGGCTGGCAAGCGCATTTTATTGATCGACGATGTGATTACGACCGGTGCGACGGTGACCGAGTGTGCCAAGACTCTCAAGTCGGCTGGTTCGGGACCTATTTACTGTGTGGCTATTGCGAAGAAGTAG
- a CDS encoding adenylate cyclase: protein MTDQIEVERKWRLLEPPTKEWLSAFPAQRLTQAYILTDPGELRIRSDGTTSWMTVKSDGTIARSEWEVEIPAWVFAQLLAATDHVITKTRYTVPGDMRKWELDVYEGALEGLVIVEAEYCIRAGKTEEELAETLVHIRDSRLYPGFGSAIEVTDDKRYKNKNLALFGIPNKEEKA, encoded by the coding sequence ATGACGGATCAAATCGAAGTCGAGCGTAAATGGCGCTTACTTGAACCGCCGACCAAGGAGTGGCTGAGTGCGTTTCCAGCACAACGACTCACACAGGCGTATATTCTCACTGATCCGGGCGAACTGCGAATTCGGAGCGACGGTACGACTTCATGGATGACTGTCAAATCCGACGGCACGATCGCGCGCAGTGAGTGGGAAGTTGAGATACCTGCATGGGTCTTCGCGCAGCTCCTTGCGGCGACCGATCATGTCATTACGAAGACTCGATACACAGTGCCGGGCGACATGCGTAAATGGGAGCTCGATGTGTACGAAGGTGCACTCGAAGGCCTGGTGATAGTCGAGGCAGAATATTGTATCCGTGCCGGTAAGACCGAGGAGGAACTGGCGGAGACGCTGGTCCACATTCGTGACTCACGGCTCTATCCTGGCTTTGGCTCTGCTATCGAGGTGACGGACGACAAGCGCTACAAGAATAAGAATCTGGCGCTATTTGGCATCCCAAACAAGGAGGAAAAGGCA
- a CDS encoding Hsp20/alpha crystallin family protein yields MARRNNPDEEILQDEFLDDTTNTPDEWMGDQDLEEFEGQLAVDVYQTKDSVVVKAPIAGVRPEDIDIAISEDVMTIRGDRKEETVVEKEHYYVQECFWGSFSRSIILPTSTIAEKAQATLKDGVLTVVVPKVVQEDKIKKIKVKPVGS; encoded by the coding sequence ATGGCACGACGGAACAACCCAGACGAAGAAATCCTGCAAGACGAATTTCTCGATGATACCACCAACACGCCAGATGAGTGGATGGGGGATCAAGATCTTGAGGAGTTTGAAGGTCAGCTTGCAGTTGACGTCTATCAGACAAAAGATTCAGTAGTAGTGAAGGCACCGATTGCCGGTGTCCGGCCAGAAGACATTGATATCGCAATCAGTGAAGATGTGATGACCATTCGCGGTGATCGCAAGGAAGAAACAGTAGTTGAGAAGGAGCATTATTATGTCCAAGAATGTTTCTGGGGCAGTTTCTCACGCTCGATCATCTTGCCTACTTCTACGATTGCCGAGAAGGCACAAGCTACTCTGAAGGACGGCGTACTTACAGTCGTCGTACCAAAGGTAGTCCAAGAAGACAAGATCAAGAAGATCAAAGTGAAGCCAGTCGGCAGCTAA